The DNA region TAATCCAAGCAACTCGCCCCCAGGTATCCGCATCCTTCAGACTAGCCAAGTAGCTCTGCTCAAACCGCAAATCCGGCAATGGAGGAAGATGCTTCTGCCTGACCACCGTCCTCACCATTCGACTGGGGTCAACCACATCAGACGGGATGCTGTCCGTGTCGTCAGTGATTGCGGATTCAGGAACGTGCGACTTCTTCTCCGAGACGGAGGTGGTTGGATTGATGTCGTGAGCTGGGCAGGGATCGGGGTTCACAGAGGCAGTTTGGATGGTCTCCGCAATCTCAATCGTTGGCTCGGCCATGATGGCAGTATTAATGAGACAATTGGCAGGTGGTAGTAGCTGTTGTTGCTTTTGTTGACGGCGATAGTATTCTCCTGACGCAAAGCGGAGAAGCCAGAATTACATGGTCTGTAATGGCGTGACAATACATACATACCCCTCCAAAGAGCCTCCCCACCTTTCCGTCTTTCTTATTCCTGATTCTCACTTCTCTCTCACTTCTCccttttttctccttcacGCACTCTTAATCCCTGTCTTATATTCAATTATCTCTTGTTCTTTCCCATTGATCAATCAAAATGGCCGGATACCCTTTGCTCTGCTTGGAGAACCCTCTCCTTGGTATGTTGACGGCCATGAATAGCAAATAATGGGATGCTAACATTGGACTTTCACAGACATTCAGGCTGTCGGGTATGCTCAATTTTCTGACTCCATATCGACCGTCGACTAATGCCAATTCAGTGACGCCGCTCTCCTGGAGAAGTATGGACTCAAGGACAACGACGCCATCCTCGCCGAGGACAAGCACATGGGTCTCTACGATGAGCTGATGAAGCTTGACGCTAAGCTcattgctggtggtgctgccCAGAACACCGCTCGTGGTGCTCAGGTAAGCCCTAATTGCAATGGCCGGGAAATGGAAATCGGTTTTTGACAAATTGTCCAGTACATCCTCCCCGACAACTCGGTCGTCTACATTGGCTGCGTTGGCAAGGATAAATACGCCGATCTCCTGAAGGACGCTTGCACCAAGGCTGGTGTCCACACTGAATACCGTGTCGACGATGTTCAGCCCACCGGCAAGTGCGGTGTCATCATCACTGGCCATAACCGCAGCATGTGCACCCACCTTGCTGCCGCTAATGAGTACAAGCCCGAGCACTTGAAGCAGCCTCAGATCTGGGATCTGGTCGAGAAGGCTCAGGTCTACTACGTTGGTGGATACCACTTGACCGTCTCCGTTCCTGCTATCTTGGCTCTTGCCGAGGAGGCTGCTGCTAAGAACAAGGTATGTGTGCACTGTAATTGGCACTGGATATGGTCAATCTAACGCTGTGACAGATCTTCATGCTCTCCCTCTCCGCTCCTTTCATCCCTCAATTCTTCAAGGACCAGCTCGACACCGTCCTGCCCTACACTGACTACACCTTCTGCAACGAGACTGAGGCTCGTTCCTACTCCGAGAGCCACGGCTGGGGTACCGACGACATTGTCGAGATCACCAAGAAGCTTGCTCAACTCCCTAAGAAGAACACTAGCCGCCCTCGTATCGCTATTGTCACCCAGGGTACCCTGCCCACTGTGGCCGCTTCGGTTAAGCCCGACGGTCAGGTCGAAGTCAAGGAGTTCGCTGTCCGCGAGATCTCCAAGGACGCCATCACCGACACCAATGGTGCTGGGTAAGTCATCAATGTCCACAGAGCATTGGCTTCCTTAAAACTAATTTATCTTATAGCGACGCTTTCGCTGGTGGTTTCGCCGCTGGTATCGTCCAGGGCAAGTCTCTCGAGGAGAGCATTGACATGGGTCAATGGCTCGCCAGCCTCAGCATCCAGGAGTTGGGACCTTCGTAAGCAGACCCCCTTTTGCCACAGATCGAATTGATGGCTAACCCTCTTCTCAGGTTCCCTGCCACCAAGCGGACCTACACCAAGCAATAATTAATTCATAATCCCGCCGCAAAAATAAAAGCCTTCAACATTAGCCCCGTCAATCGGCCACGGGGCTTATAGCCTACTGCAGCTatattcctttttcttctctgaTTGTTTTTCAACCTATACCCTATTTTCGTCTTGGCTTTAACGTCCTAGACCATGTTTCTCAACATACGCAATTTGCATGTAACGGTTATCATGAGATAGATATGACGTTCTCAACAACGATTTATGAATGGAATTGGTTAATATCATATGGCGCGCTTTGCAATGAAGACAATAAACCACATAGATCATGTTTGAGCTAGCATACTTCCTAGATAATCGTTCGCTCTTCGCCATCACCAAATGAAGAATACATATATGATGACTGCTCACTCCTTTTCCTTGACTTCCGCTGGGCAAATTGGTATGCGGTCTAACAGCTACGGACCCCCCCCCGGTCCTATTATCACCAGTAATACAAATGAAAACATGGATTTCCCGTGTGGCTGTCCATTTCCGCCTTTACTTCTCCCGTTCCTCTGATTCTTCCCCATAGTAAGACAGTATGGAACAGGAATGTGGTCAGGTtgtacagccatagggacaacaAATGTTGCATGCATGCAAGTAGCAACGGGATTCCATCGTTGGCGTGCCTGTTTGGGGTAGGCTAGAAGGTACAATCCATAACTCACTTAATTTAAGCGAGAATATAGGAAACAAGAATCAACCACCCTGTCCACAAGGCGGCGTCTCACCAATAGCACCAAGCTGCGTTCCGGATCTGCGGCTATTTTCGAATCCTGGACTGTACCCATGTCCGCCGGGGTATCCCATCGAAGGAGGTGGGAAGTGACTGTTGCTAGCGATGAAGGCGTCATTGGGCCAGGAGGCGTTTGCTAGCGCCCTTGCGCTGGAACTCGGCATCGGATTGCTAGATGCGGGTGCGGACGGCCCGAAAGGAGCTGGCGCCGGGGAGGAGGCAAGAATGTCCCAGCCTGCGCCTAGTCCCGAGGAGCGGGCGTGCATGGGCATGCTGCTGGGTGGTGACGATGGCGTCCATGGGGAGGACAGGGGAGCGGATGCCTTGAGGCGGTTCGGGTACTGGTTACGCAGCAACTGCTGTTGTTGATAGAACATGAGACCGGGTACCACGGATGATGGCGAACTTTGGGATGGGCGGAAACCAGGAGTCGTTATATTCATGCTTGGCTGGTACATCGAGTTTGGCTGTTGGTCCAAACCAGGAGGTCTGGGAGTTCCGAGGGACGAAGCCTCTCCGGATGGAGAAAGACCGGTGTTCCAGATGCTGGGCAGAATCGAGGGCAGGGGCGTGAATGACTGCGACGACGGTGGAGCAGCAGGATTGGTCATTGGCGGGCCGAGGCCGGGCGGCGCCATTGGTGTGCTGCGGGGAATCATGCTCTCTTTCCGGAATGCAGAAGAGCCCCGATCAGAGTCGAACAGATTGACAGAGGGAGTCGGCAGTTGGCTGTTGTTGAGGAAGCCTGGTTGTTCGGACACATTGGGCGCATTCTCGTAGGTGTCTGACTCGACTAGTCTTTCCACGTCTTCGACGATGCGGTGCATCTCAGACATGGAAGCTGAGGCGGACTGAGAGCCATCATAAACACTCCTGGAGTCGGCAATGTGGTTGGAGTCCTGCACTGCTCGCTGGATATCGTCCCGTCCGATGCTGGTGGATGAAAGCGTGTGATGATGATTAGAGGGGCTGGCGAAGAATTGAGATGGGAGTCCCTCTTCCTTGTAGATGAAGCTCTTCTTGTCGTTATCGTCCACGAGCGCTATCGGTATTTTCTAACTGCGGTTAGCATATGTTGACTCAACAAAGCAAAGGGAGGGAAAATAGGGCATACATTTCCCACAACAAGATCAAGACCGTCAATGACGAATTCACGAATTCGATAAAGCATTTCGATACTCGGATGGCTCCGCTCCACTCCTTCATCGTGTACTCGCGGTTTGCGCTGTCCATTGGCATCCAAGTATCTACGAGACGCAGCCTTCTGGTCCAGCGGCGCAAAACCGAGCgtctcctcgtcttcctccaaGAGGTAATCAATGTCCGGAAGATTAACCACTTCGAATGTCAACGCAAGCAGTGTCAGAGTGTTGGCGTAAATCTTCCAGAATTCGGCAATCTGGACAGACAATGGCGTATCTTCCTTATTGTACGCCACCAGTAGAGAACTGACAGTGAGGAGCCAGGAGCTGTAGTTACGAAGAGCGGGTAGGACGCGACGTGCGACAACGGTGACTTTTTCAGGACTGGGCTTTCCGTCTTTGTTGCTGGGGTCCTGGTCTTCGACCGCGAATCGTTCCAATTCAGCCAAAAGAATCTGAAGCAAGGTGAAGAACGTTTTTACATTGATCCGCTGGAAAAAGAGGCGAGCGTTGGATGAAGAATCTTCTGTATTAAGGAATTAGTGAGATACCCTGTATTAACGTAATGCAATGCCGGAACCTACCGTCAGAACGTTTTCTGGCAAAATCCTCCGCAGCAATATTGATCAAACAAAATTTCTGGAGAGTGCCCTCAAGAGAACGCTCCTTGAGGTCAACAGCAAGCTGACTGAGAACCTCACTCTCCAATTCATCGTGTTCGGGGAAATCAACACCCTTGTAGCATTGAGCGTGAAGATACACAAACCAAGGAGCCAAGGCCCTGCCGGGAATACCGGCATCCTCAGGGCGGATCAATTCTCTCTTTGCCCACGCACTCATGACCTTTCTGAACTCGATCTCCAAATTGCCCCTAGCAGATGGATGGGGCTCATGGGCGGACAGTGCCCTGTAAAGATGGTAAGTGGCCCTGAGGTGATTGCCATCGGCGAGCGCAATGACAGCCAATTGGTTATGTGATGCGCCAGACGCCGGGTAGATCACCATAGCCAGGTCATAGTATCCGATGGCAGGACCCCAATTGCGATCTTTGGTGACAAGCTCGGTCTCACGGTAGCGCGAGAGATCACCGAGACGGATGACGGTTGCATGGCATGATTGGAGGATACGAGTTCGAAGGCTTTCTTCCGCTGTTTGAACTGCGGACTGCGCCGACAGGTCTGATGTAATCTTAACAAAGACTTTCTTGAAAGAAGTTAGAAAGGCAATGCGTGCTCACTTTCATGGTTAAATTTCCGCGCAACTTTCTCCA from Aspergillus chevalieri M1 DNA, chromosome 2, nearly complete sequence includes:
- a CDS encoding uncharacterized protein (COG:A;~EggNog:ENOG410QDF2;~InterPro:IPR018834,IPR019458,IPR011990;~PFAM:PF10374,PF10373;~go_function: GO:0005515 - protein binding [Evidence IEA]) encodes the protein MASEFQNTWQTALEAERELFKSLAEKEPTFVGTSHYLSTLRAACQNAILQDFESARSIDVEGRLWDAHLKINSRFRKLLSRYREENGKKKKPVEKRKLEKHYLEFIKSSQRFYRGYIQQLSSHFGGIPELEKVARKFNHENLSAQSAVQTAEESLRTRILQSCHATVIRLGDLSRYRETELVTKDRNWGPAIGYYDLAMVIYPASGASHNQLAVIALADGNHLRATYHLYRALSAHEPHPSARGNLEIEFRKVMSAWAKRELIRPEDAGIPGRALAPWFVYLHAQCYKGVDFPEHDELESEVLSQLAVDLKERSLEGTLQKFCLINIAAEDFARKRSDEDSSSNARLFFQRINVKTFFTLLQILLAELERFAVEDQDPSNKDGKPSPEKVTVVARRVLPALRNYSSWLLTVSSLLVAYNKEDTPLSVQIAEFWKIYANTLTLLALTFEVVNLPDIDYLLEEDEETLGFAPLDQKAASRRYLDANGQRKPRVHDEGVERSHPSIEMLYRIREFVIDGLDLVVGNKIPIALVDDNDKKSFIYKEEGLPSQFFASPSNHHHTLSSTSIGRDDIQRAVQDSNHIADSRSVYDGSQSASASMSEMHRIVEDVERLVESDTYENAPNVSEQPGFLNNSQLPTPSVNLFDSDRGSSAFRKESMIPRSTPMAPPGLGPPMTNPAAPPSSQSFTPLPSILPSIWNTGLSPSGEASSLGTPRPPGLDQQPNSMYQPSMNITTPGFRPSQSSPSSVVPGLMFYQQQQLLRNQYPNRLKASAPLSSPWTPSSPPSSMPMHARSSGLGAGWDILASSPAPAPFGPSAPASSNPMPSSSARALANASWPNDAFIASNSHFPPPSMGYPGGHGYSPGFENSRRSGTQLGAIGETPPCGQGG
- a CDS encoding DUF1770 domain-containing protein (COG:S;~EggNog:ENOG410PPTY;~InterPro:IPR013898;~PFAM:PF08589) gives rise to the protein MAEPTIEIAETIQTASVNPDPCPAHDINPTTSVSEKKSHVPESAITDDTDSIPSDVVDPSRMVRTVVRQKHLPPLPDLRFEQSYLASLKDADTWGRVAWITIRDQVILPLVQGTLWTLALSGWRYWNRNASLSGRTLGSRIRRWWYEVNNWKLPPLKFTKDSRFAGQVEDFLQFYKTQFANAGSD
- the ADO1 gene encoding adenosine kinase (BUSCO:EOG09263HYJ;~COG:F;~EggNog:ENOG410PHCU;~InterPro:IPR029056,IPR002173,IPR001805,IPR011611;~PFAM:PF00294;~go_function: GO:0004001 - adenosine kinase activity [Evidence IEA];~go_function: GO:0016773 - phosphotransferase activity, alcohol group as acceptor [Evidence IEA];~go_process: GO:0006166 - purine ribonucleoside salvage [Evidence IEA]); its protein translation is MAGYPLLCLENPLLDIQAVGDAALLEKYGLKDNDAILAEDKHMGLYDELMKLDAKLIAGGAAQNTARGAQYILPDNSVVYIGCVGKDKYADLLKDACTKAGVHTEYRVDDVQPTGKCGVIITGHNRSMCTHLAAANEYKPEHLKQPQIWDLVEKAQVYYVGGYHLTVSVPAILALAEEAAAKNKIFMLSLSAPFIPQFFKDQLDTVLPYTDYTFCNETEARSYSESHGWGTDDIVEITKKLAQLPKKNTSRPRIAIVTQGTLPTVAASVKPDGQVEVKEFAVREISKDAITDTNGAGDAFAGGFAAGIVQGKSLEESIDMGQWLASLSIQELGPSFPATKRTYTKQ